From Deltaproteobacteria bacterium, one genomic window encodes:
- a CDS encoding endonuclease domain-containing protein, with product MNPVRAKELRKNSTDAERALWRQLRAHRLARYKFRRQQPIGRYIVDFVCFEKQLIVELDGGQHTEQVAYDAERTAWLQAQRFQVLRFWNSEVLRDIESVVEVILRECERAASSLCLSPSGGERT from the coding sequence ATGAATCCCGTCAGAGCTAAAGAGCTGAGAAAAAACTCGACAGACGCCGAACGTGCATTATGGCGGCAACTTCGTGCCCATCGACTCGCCAGATATAAGTTTCGCAGACAGCAGCCTATAGGACGATACATTGTGGATTTTGTATGCTTTGAAAAACAGTTGATTGTCGAGCTGGATGGAGGACAACACACGGAACAAGTTGCTTACGATGCAGAGCGAACGGCATGGTTACAGGCTCAAAGGTTTCAAGTGCTGAGGTTTTGGAATAGCGAGGTTTTGCGGGATATCGAATCGGTCGTAGAAGTAATTTTAAGGGAGTGTGAGCGAGCGGCCTCCTCTCTCTGTCTCTCTCCCTCAGGGGGAGAGAGGACCTGA
- a CDS encoding ATP-binding protein — protein sequence MAITNHERIGKTLDLLKAGLGPFAEREFTHAYQTKAQAQAALFLGEDRLLANKPVTQWDASALLKLMWDAWNDVFRKPLGQSERTLVSELREVRNRWAHQDAFSTDDTYRALDSAARLLTAVSAPQSDDIEKMKMELLRLRFDEQVRSEKRKSAGTAVESAATGNLKPWREVVTPHKDVASGRYQQAEFAADLWQVHLGEGVDEYKHPGEFFRRTYLTESLTRLLVSAAQRLAGQGGDPVMDLQTNFGGGKTHSMLALYHLFSGTALNELMGIDSVMQDAGVKKLPPVKRVVLVGNKISPGNPVTKSDGTVVRTLWGELAWQLGGKKAFKRVQADDEKATSPGDVLRELFNDYGPCLILIDEWVAYARQLHDQSDLPAGSFETQFTFTQALTEAAKAARNCLLVVSLPASDSQGSPHIYADDVEVGGQRGREALERLRNVVARVESAWRPASAEEGFEIVRRRLFEPMTDPAQFKDRDVVARAFADLYRTQHQEFPPECRDADYEKRLRAAYPIHPEVFDRLYNDWSTLVKFQRTRGVLRLMAAVIHSLWEKGDRNPLIQPANIPIDDPRVQFELTRYLSDNWVPIIEKDVDGPNSLPLRLDGDVPNLGKFAASRRVARTIYLGSAPTTTAANRGLEDRRVKLGCVMPGESPAVFGDALRRLAAAATYLYQDGPRYWYSTQPTVTKLAEDRAEQLKRDPDTVAQEIDKRLRADLRRMGEFSRVHPLPSSSADVPDDLDARLVVLGIDHTYSKEPSNAAEKTAKAILETRGSTPRLYRNTLVFLAADITRLQDLEEAARKYLAWESILNEQETFDLSPHQVKQAETQKAAAEGAILAQLPEAYQWLLAPTQASPQSAVEWQATRLSGKEALAVRSSSKKLLNDELLLTSFGAARLRMELDRVPLWRGDHVVIKQLVDDFGRYLYLPRLKDSSVLLGAIRDGFGLLTWEQDSFAYAESYDEAAKRYRGLRGGQNVAISDSDAGLLVRPEVARRQLNAEIIPPSQVVSEGTDSHPLPSSEPRSPTPSAPGPVAPPKPKRYHGTVTLTPERAGRDASRIADEVISHLVGLVGASVRITLEIEAEIPDGAPENVVRTVTENSRTLKFTNHGFEKE from the coding sequence ATGGCCATCACTAATCATGAGCGCATCGGCAAAACGCTGGATTTACTCAAAGCCGGTCTCGGGCCGTTTGCCGAGCGGGAATTTACTCATGCCTACCAGACCAAGGCGCAGGCACAGGCCGCGCTGTTCCTGGGTGAAGATCGGTTGCTCGCCAATAAGCCAGTGACCCAATGGGACGCATCTGCGCTGCTCAAGCTCATGTGGGATGCGTGGAATGACGTCTTTCGCAAACCATTGGGCCAGTCGGAGCGAACCCTCGTGAGTGAGCTGCGCGAAGTGCGCAACCGCTGGGCGCACCAGGACGCCTTTTCGACTGACGACACCTACCGCGCCCTCGACTCGGCGGCTCGCCTGCTGACCGCGGTTTCCGCACCGCAGTCGGACGACATCGAGAAGATGAAAATGGAGCTGTTGCGCCTGCGCTTCGATGAGCAGGTGCGGAGCGAGAAGCGTAAAAGTGCTGGTACTGCCGTTGAGAGCGCGGCAACGGGCAATCTCAAGCCGTGGCGCGAAGTCGTGACGCCGCACAAAGATGTGGCCAGCGGTCGCTATCAGCAGGCCGAATTTGCCGCCGACTTATGGCAGGTCCATCTCGGTGAGGGAGTGGACGAGTACAAACACCCGGGCGAATTCTTCCGTCGCACCTATCTCACCGAGAGCCTCACGCGCCTGCTGGTCAGCGCGGCGCAGCGCCTCGCCGGACAAGGCGGCGACCCGGTGATGGACCTCCAGACCAACTTCGGTGGCGGCAAGACGCACTCGATGCTGGCGCTCTATCATCTCTTCTCGGGCACGGCGCTGAACGAGCTGATGGGCATCGACAGCGTGATGCAGGACGCTGGTGTGAAAAAGCTTCCGCCCGTCAAGCGTGTGGTGCTGGTGGGGAACAAAATCTCGCCCGGCAACCCGGTCACCAAGTCTGACGGCACGGTGGTGCGCACGCTGTGGGGCGAACTGGCCTGGCAGCTCGGCGGTAAGAAGGCGTTCAAACGTGTACAAGCGGACGACGAGAAAGCGACTAGCCCCGGCGACGTGCTGCGGGAGTTGTTCAACGACTATGGCCCCTGCCTGATCTTAATCGACGAGTGGGTCGCCTACGCACGTCAGCTTCATGACCAGAGCGACCTGCCTGCCGGCAGCTTCGAGACGCAGTTCACCTTTACCCAAGCGCTGACCGAAGCGGCGAAGGCGGCGAGGAATTGCCTGCTGGTTGTCAGCCTCCCGGCCTCGGACTCACAGGGGTCACCCCATATCTATGCTGACGATGTAGAAGTAGGCGGCCAACGCGGGCGCGAAGCGCTGGAGCGGCTGCGCAATGTGGTGGCGCGTGTCGAATCCGCGTGGCGGCCAGCGAGCGCCGAAGAGGGGTTTGAGATCGTGCGGCGGCGACTCTTCGAGCCTATGACCGATCCCGCGCAGTTCAAGGACCGTGACGTGGTGGCACGCGCCTTTGCCGATCTCTACCGCACGCAGCACCAGGAGTTTCCACCTGAGTGCCGTGACGCAGACTACGAGAAACGCCTACGAGCGGCGTATCCTATCCACCCAGAAGTCTTTGACCGCCTCTACAACGACTGGTCCACCTTGGTAAAGTTCCAGCGCACCCGTGGGGTGTTGCGCTTAATGGCGGCGGTGATCCACAGCTTGTGGGAGAAGGGCGACCGCAACCCATTGATCCAACCGGCTAACATTCCTATTGACGACCCCCGCGTACAGTTTGAGCTGACGCGCTACCTCTCCGACAATTGGGTGCCGATCATCGAGAAAGACGTAGACGGTCCGAATTCACTGCCGTTGCGGCTCGATGGCGATGTGCCGAATCTGGGGAAGTTCGCGGCGAGTCGGCGCGTGGCGCGCACGATTTACCTCGGCTCCGCTCCGACAACGACCGCCGCCAATCGTGGCCTGGAAGACCGACGGGTAAAGCTCGGGTGTGTGATGCCGGGTGAATCTCCAGCGGTGTTTGGTGATGCACTCCGGAGGTTAGCGGCGGCGGCCACGTACCTCTATCAAGATGGGCCGCGCTACTGGTACTCGACACAACCGACCGTCACCAAGCTTGCTGAGGATCGAGCAGAGCAACTGAAACGCGACCCGGACACAGTGGCGCAAGAAATTGACAAACGCCTGCGCGCCGATCTCCGTAGAATGGGTGAGTTCAGCCGCGTGCATCCTCTGCCTAGCTCCAGCGCTGACGTCCCCGATGACCTCGATGCGCGCTTGGTGGTGCTGGGCATCGACCACACCTACAGTAAGGAACCTAGTAACGCTGCTGAGAAAACAGCAAAAGCGATTCTCGAAACACGCGGCAGTACCCCACGATTGTACCGCAACACCCTAGTGTTTCTCGCCGCCGATATAACGCGACTCCAGGATCTGGAAGAAGCCGCTCGCAAGTACCTGGCATGGGAATCGATCCTCAACGAGCAAGAAACGTTCGACCTCTCCCCACATCAGGTGAAGCAAGCCGAGACCCAAAAGGCAGCAGCCGAGGGCGCGATCCTGGCGCAACTCCCTGAAGCCTACCAGTGGCTTTTGGCACCGACACAGGCGAGCCCGCAGTCTGCTGTCGAGTGGCAGGCGACTCGACTCTCGGGAAAGGAAGCGCTCGCCGTACGGTCGAGCAGCAAGAAGCTACTCAACGACGAGCTGCTTCTGACAAGCTTTGGCGCGGCGCGCCTGCGCATGGAGCTAGACCGGGTGCCGCTGTGGCGCGGCGATCACGTTGTCATTAAACAACTTGTCGATGACTTTGGGCGCTATCTCTACCTACCGCGACTGAAGGATTCGTCCGTGCTGCTCGGCGCAATCCGGGATGGGTTTGGCTTACTGACGTGGGAGCAAGATTCCTTCGCCTATGCCGAAAGCTATGACGAAGCGGCCAAACGCTACCGTGGTCTGCGAGGTGGGCAGAACGTTGCGATCAGCGACAGTGATGCCGGACTCTTGGTGCGTCCCGAGGTCGCGCGTCGGCAGCTCAATGCAGAGATCATTCCTCCGTCTCAGGTTGTCAGCGAAGGTACTGACTCACACCCACTGCCGAGTTCGGAGCCAAGGTCGCCGACTCCTTCGGCACCAGGCCCTGTCGCGCCACCAAAACCCAAGCGTTACCACGGCACGGTGACGCTCACTCCCGAACGCGCAGGACGCGACGCTAGTAGGATCGCCGACGAAGTCATTTCGCACTTGGTCGGACTCGTTGGAGCGTCCGTGCGGATCACCCTAGAGATCGAAGCTGAGATTCCCGACGGCGCACCGGAAAACGTCGTACGCACGGTGACAGAGAACAGCCGTACGCTCAAATTTACGAATCACGGGTTCGAGAAGGAGTAA
- a CDS encoding type II toxin-antitoxin system HicB family antitoxin: protein MLTDYIAKMLTHAVFEGPENGQWYGEIPLCPGVWATGTSQDECRKELQEVLEAWLLLKLRDNDPDIPVIDGICLNAATTQVSA, encoded by the coding sequence ATGTTGACCGACTACATCGCGAAGATGCTTACGCACGCCGTTTTTGAGGGGCCTGAGAATGGTCAATGGTATGGAGAAATTCCCCTCTGCCCTGGCGTTTGGGCGACGGGGACTTCACAAGACGAGTGCAGAAAAGAGCTACAAGAGGTGCTCGAAGCGTGGCTCTTGTTGAAGCTGAGGGACAATGATCCTGATATTCCCGTGATTGACGGCATTTGCCTGAATGCTGCGACAACGCAAGTGTCGGCATAA
- a CDS encoding site-specific integrase, translating to MNEAVALQWGDLDFHGRFIEVRRNYSPLARRTFTPKRGKGRRVDMSKMLTEALAALLVERKKETLKKGWGEVPEWVFIGEEGTLIDPDNFRSRVWSKLLQKAGFRHVRLHDLRHTFASLFIQQGESLAYVKEQMGHHSIQVSVDIYGHLVPGGNKAAVDRLDEQSPATIRNLSATTALLAQSAG from the coding sequence TTGAACGAGGCGGTTGCCCTTCAGTGGGGCGACCTCGACTTTCATGGGCGCTTCATCGAAGTCCGGCGCAACTATTCGCCCCTTGCACGTCGCACGTTTACACCGAAGAGGGGGAAGGGTCGGCGGGTCGATATGTCGAAGATGCTTACGGAGGCTCTTGCGGCGTTGCTTGTGGAACGGAAGAAGGAAACGCTCAAGAAGGGATGGGGAGAAGTTCCCGAGTGGGTCTTTATCGGGGAAGAAGGAACCTTGATCGACCCGGACAACTTCCGCAGTCGGGTATGGAGCAAGCTCCTACAGAAAGCCGGATTTCGGCATGTCCGTCTGCATGACCTCCGCCACACCTTCGCTTCGCTCTTCATCCAGCAAGGCGAGTCCTTGGCCTACGTCAAGGAACAGATGGGACATCACTCCATTCAAGTGTCGGTAGACATTTACGGGCATCTCGTTCCTGGAGGAAACAAAGCCGCTGTAGATCGGCTTGACGAGCAGTCTCCAGCAACCATCCGCAACCTATCCGCAACCACGGCGCTACTGGCTCAGTCGGCAGGGT